The sequence below is a genomic window from Andrena cerasifolii isolate SP2316 chromosome 6, iyAndCera1_principal, whole genome shotgun sequence.
AGAGTCGTCCAGACGAATTTCCCGCCGAGTTTCTGCTCTGTAATCTCGAATATCCCGCGAATCCTCTCGCCTCTCTCGTCTCTTATCCAGCAatctgtaaataaaatattataatagacAATGGTATAATCGCACAATGAGCCAAAAGTTACGCAGCAAGTAAATATACCGCTTCAAATATCTCAAATCTTCTATACCTTTCTTTCTCTCAAATCCTCCAAAATACGATCTCCGGTGCTCCATTCTTTCCTATCGTGTCTAGATTCTCTATGACCATCTATTCTTTCTAACCATaccattctctctctctgtccctttTAGATCCATCGGAGCACTCTGGCCTCTCTAAAAGGTCCGCTCCATGTCTAAGGTTCCAGTGCTTGTCCCTGTGCCTGTCCTCCCAGAATCGTGGTGCCTAGACTTTCGTTCCTTCTCTTCCCTATGGTCCCTCCTATTGTCGTTCTTATCTCTCCTTCTCGTCGAGTTAGACTTGTGATGTCTGACGACAGCCTGCGGTGGCTTTATGTCCAGAGAATCGGCAGTATCTCCGCCATCCTCCCCTGAAAAGCTATAAGTATACTTTTCTCGAAATGAAAAAAGCATGATTCGTCAGGCACAACCAAATAGTGAAAGAATGTGAGTTCGAAGAAAACTTATCCCTGCATCGAGGATTTAAAGTAACATTGCTTGTGGGGATGATGAAATATTCTTTGACTGTTCGAAGTTAAAAGTTACGGTCGGAGATTAGAATCTAATTATTTAACGACGAATTATTCGTTACCTAAAATCATCCATATCCTTCGAGGGGCTTTTCTTTACTTCTCCGTCTTCACTTTGATTATCAATATCCATGTCAAATCTATTTTCTGACATGTTACGAGTGAAGGTGGAATTTATACAGCCGTCGTCACAGGCACGATCCGAGTCGAACGTTTGAAGCTCGCGCGAAGGAAGATGGGTGAACGCTTGTCGGGGCGAGACGAGTCGCGTCCGAGGTCTATCCGTGCCTAACGACAGTCGTGTCGTTCAAGCCAGGACCTACATAACATATGGAAACGCGTGCACAGAGACGACAGAACAACGATCAGTCGTTCAATCGGCGGGCACCTGCGACTGTTTCGGATTTTTAAGTCGGCCGACTGTCACAGgatttagtgatcctctaggtgtagtgatcggaaaatgtgttccgcgctttctattggtcgacgcaatTAGGGTCTAAACCGGAAGTAGAGAGAgcaaaagaaactgtaaaaaagagacagaaatactgatagaaagagacagaaatactgacagaaagagaaagaaatactgatagaaagagatagataaacgtttaggttatgttacttccggttttgctccaaaatcacTAACAGGATTTGCGCACGACTGTCGTACGACTTAAAGTCGTATGTGTAGCCTAGCCCTAACTTTCACTACGCATCCACCCATTTAAAAGCGACCCTTTCGAGCGTTTCGAGGGTTCTGAGGTGCTGCAATGCGCGCTGCAGATGCGTAGACGTGGCTTTAGTGTAACATTCCTGAATTTGACCTTGACCTTGACCGTCACCTTGCCCGACGGACATTCACCTTTCTCAATGTGATCGGCACAATAGGAATAAAGTCTCTATAAACACTCGTACACATGCGAGAGGGCAGTTAATTAAAGAGCACGTTCAAAATTGATAGCTTTCAAGTTATAGTTCGTTCAGCATTGGCTACTTGTTTCAATTATTTCCTTCAACTGTTCTCACATCCGTATTACTAAACAAGTAGTATTTAAACGAAACATTTTGGTTCTTGTTGTCCGCGATGGATTAGTGATTATCTACATATCGCGTTTTCTGTGGAGAAGAATgcatattctttaaaattcttGCCTTCCTTATATTAGTTTCCTCGGTACTTCTTGTACGTATCTTTTATGAATTAATACTAATTACTTAAAGCATTTAATCATCGTAATAGTTCGAGGGGGTGTGCTATGACGTCAATTGAAACCAAAACTACATTGTATAAGTACGTACATATCTTTTGATTGGACGAATCTCTATTCTGGAATCATGACATTGATGCTCGGCGAGTGAGCTGTATAAAAGTAAAACGAAGAACAAGCGATCTGCGTTAAAGGAATTACTAACAATAAAAATGATTGACTTCATAGAAGAATGTATCGCTAATAACTTGTATCTCGAACACATTCTCGAAGAAAATGGTAAATAGAACAATCGAGTTCTTGGTTAACTCCCAACAATTTTACTACGATTTCACGGCTTTTCATCCTTCTTGTATTCGTAGATGTAACGCTAATGTATGCAGACATTCGCAGTGTAACAGAAGATGGTGTGCCAATTCGAAAGTTATTTATCAGTAACTTAGCGGAGAGGGTTTGTATTTACACATATGCCTTGCTATTTTAGCGTTCAATTGAATTTAAGTACAGGGTGTGGCTACAATGATAGTACAAACATGAACGGAGTGATTCTTTTGCGAAGCCTTTTTACAGAAGACTCCTTGTTTCGAGGAAATTCGTTTCGAAAGTCTCTCGAGTACTCGTGCGCTTGAGTAACAATTTGTTCCTATCCCTCTTTAGATCAGCATCCTTTCTCAGACTCACAATTGTATACACCGAAGCGGTCGCTTAATCtgtttcaacaattaataactcaAGAGATATTGGaatcaatcaaagaatccgtacgtacaacgggaactacactcatatagtttataaaaaaaaatcaaatttgatttcggacctgctgttccatagttacaccttcgaccagctcgcgtggggagacgtagaaaattaattaatatactataatttatgaatgttttcctatctattttttttgtatagtctcttaagataacatactaaaagtaggtaataaaaattttctatgaaaactgtaaattattcctgaaaaaaaatcttaaaaatggcttacttttccggccgtcacagtggtgttcccccttaactgAACAAACTAATAAATGCAGCTTTTCAACAGTTATTGTACTTTCCTGGATTTTGCGATTGACATTATCAATATTCATAAAGTGTACGCACACTTTCGTCGCCGTTCAAATGcctgaaaaataaaatcttgtATAAAAAGGTTTTCATTCCCCGTCTTCGATCTACTTTGCTCGTACCGTCATTATCGCCATACATTATATGAGCGCGCAAAGTAATGacgtaattgtatttttttttagactACGTATAAGAATCTTACAAAACTGTTTTCCAAATATGGGAACGTTGAAAGTTGTTTCTTACGGAGAAATCCAGAAAGAAAGAACTATGCATTCGTCACGTTTGACAATGCGGAAGCAGCTGTAAGGTAAAGACGGAATGAAAATGAAGATGAAATTATACGTCAAAGGACTTTAGCGTTGATAGAATATGATCTGTAGAGCTAGACGCGAAGATATAAGGCTCCACAACAGAAATTTAAGAGTTGAGCCCGCTGATTCTTGGCATCAACCAGAGAGCATGGAAAATCAATATTATAGTAGAGATTGGCAACGGTCTGACAGAAAACAGTCCAACGAGCAATGCAATCAAGATTACGTACAAAGCGACGTTTGTACGGGCACTAGCATTCAAACATTAAACGACGACTGCTTGATACATATATTTCTTCAGTTGCCAATTATAGACAGAATTAGCATAGAAAGGggtaaacatttatttataattctttctcATGGGCAAATGgcatttgaaaaattgattcttcGATGATTACAGTATGCAAACGATGGAGAGCAGTGAGCCAAGAATCTTGGTGCAGTGTAAAGAGATTGGATTTATTGGACAGCGGAGAAATCAATACAAATATCCTTCACAAAGTGTTGCTGCGGTGCGGTCGATTTTTAACGGAGATAAACTTATCCCAAGTTCGCTGTCCGTTAAGTCAAAGCACGCTGACCATAATTGGGAAATTGTGCCCTAATTTACAAAGGCTGGATGTCACTACTCTGACTGTTTCCGCGGCAGGTATCAATTCGTTAACGAATAATTGTCATGACATTACAAAGTTTAGTCTAGGCTCCACCACCTCTATGTGCGACAAGGATCTGCAAAAGTTATTTCAAATGAATCAGAAGCTACGATATCTTAAAGTAGTTACCGGTAAAATACGCGGAACGTGTCTATTACATTTGCCATTGGAGAGAATGGAGGAAGTAGTTTTACAAAAATGTACTTGCTTACGGGCATACTGTTTGTCTAaggtaaaatatgtaaatagatATCTCTTTACTCTGCCTTCCATAGGACGTTCGGCGACGGacagtagaaaatgaaatggatggGTCCTGCGTGGCTAACTAAGGGGGAAATCATGTTTGAAATGTGTCTTTCGTACTTTTTCAGGCGATTGAGAAATTATGCAATCTGAAGAATCTCGTGATACATAAATGCCTGGGAATCTCTCACAATGTCATCCAAGCTATCGGTACTTACTGTACCAGTTTAAAGACGTTAGAACTTTCCgacatttcttatttaatacaaTCAAACGATATGCTGTATATCGCGCAACTGACTAATCTCGaagttttaaaaatcaacacgaATATTGTCGTCACGGACGAGCTTCTCAGTAATTTGGCATTGAAATGCCAACAACTTACTTACATAGATATAACTGGTAAGTTGGTCGTTCTGTCAGTAATTCGTATACACACGAGGTGTATGGCGCAAAATGTGTTAGGCCGGGTACAGACTAgaggcacgaacgcgaacgTTCAACACTTGCATGTttattctgcctcggcttgcctcgttcgcgttcgtgcctcAAGTCTGTACCCGGCCTAAATAAATCGTATTCTCCGATATTgctttttgcgtttttaaatcaCCCGTAAAAATGAATCTGGTAACTGGTATTCAAAACCTTTTTTTGTACTCTAAATAGGGAAGGAGTTGTGACGAAGAATATTTCTTATTGATCCTCTAATGAAATAATTTCTTATATGTTGCAGAATGCGATTTCGTTACGAATGTGGGTATAGCGGCCATAGCCACGTTACCGAAATTAGAAGTGTTAATAATGAATTCCTTGTGTCAAGTGACGGACACAAATTTACGAGACATGTGTAATCTGAAGAGATTAGAGTGTCGCGCATGCaattttacagataaaacagTTATGGAACTTATAGCATCAGCGCCACGATTGGAGTTACTGGATTTATCATTTTGTGGCGGCATCACAAATCTCACATTGAAGAAAGCTGCCGCCGTTACTGTTAACCGAACcaatattataattttgaaaatattcgtcGGTGGGACTACTGTAAATTTACGAACGTTCGACGAAGTGTCGCCGTTTTTGCAAATAGTCAATGTACTTTTCTAGTCACTGTTATAGCTTTGTACGGTATTATGTAAGTCTTTCATAAGGAAACATAAAAAGCGTCAAATTCCTGCGAAATTAAAAAGTACCGTAGGTTACGGTAAAAGCTCTATGAATGACTCCCAATATATTCTTGACTGCATAGACACGTCATATCTTTCGCTGCTCAAGTGCCAAGTCACAAGAAATGACGGTTCAATGTAGGATAAATTTattcttcgaataattacaaCATTTAGACAGTGAATCGATACAACGGCAATTATTATGCACAGACTTGCAACGACGAAtatccatatatttttttaataagtgcCAGAAGTAATCAATCATCCCTTCGACAATCAAGATTCACTGCTTTGCAAATAGAATTTTTAACTGCGCGTCATATCTTACATTTGTTTCTTAACAGAACAGTATCATCGAAAATGTTTCCAGTCCACGGTACACGCGCTGTAAATATGTATCGTGCTGTGGTAAATAGCGTTACGCATATTGTTATCAggcatataaaatataatacgaAAGATCAGTTCTTGGGCGTCTTACGCTGAGATACGTAAGTGTGTATCCCCACTACGCTTGCAATCACAATACGCTCGTAGTGCGCTCCGATATTTTTTAGCCAAATCGGCAAAGGCTGATACGACACTACATCTATAAGAATGTAATGGGCTAAGCGAACACGGGAAACTGTGTCCCGGGGAAAGATTTACTATTATATAATAGGTGTAGTGTCATATACGTAACGAATCTTTCCTTCAATTCTCAATCGATTGTGATTCAAAAATAACTGAATCTGTAATGTTTGCATACTACGGTTTAAGAATGCTTACGCTATCGTTATACTATGTACAATGTACATATAGACACTCTTTGTCAGCACATTACAATGATAAGCAACTATGCCTACTGAATTGTACAATATTAAACATCTTTCTATCACTATAGTCatatagtaaaaataaaaaagaacgaCTGCTGTGATACAGCAACGAAATCATTGATTGCTATAttcgtaatatatatatatatatatatataatgttctTTTTCTTTCCAATAAAGattcgaaaatttttaatcCTATCGAGCTATGTTCCTTTCtcgtaattataataaaaagtaTTAACATctcttgattacaattaattactgAGATTAAGTATAAATACAAAGTGGCCAAATGGCCGATTCCCAAATATGGTTCACAAAAATTGCACAATACTCGATGCATAACTACACAGTACATATAGttgtatatattaaatatcgtgTGAACACATGGACACGCATGAAAATAATGTTATTTATCGAACCTACGAAATGTAACGTTTCCGACCGCGATGTATTTAATACAAGATAAATTAACGTATTTGCAGAGATACCGTGTCGTTTTGtggtttaaaatattttcatctacgACGCGGAAGTTACGTATTAATTGGTGCTAAATAAAAGAGTACTTCGGGACCATTGTTTGTTAAATTGCACAAGTTACGATGAAGTGGTATTCGTAATATTGTTACACCGTCGTATTAAATACACGCTCCTCCAACTACTTAtacattcgttattcgaaatactGCTGTGTTCAACTACAATTTCAAATCATTATTCAATCGCGGATCGATACTTGGTAAAAAATAGCGTGTTATTCTAGCGATGATAAAACAAGTCTTTTTTTTCAATGGTGTGAATAATACTCTACGAACGTCAGGTACAAATGTTATACTAGTAACTTGATCTCTAGTTAACACTTCTTTTCCTCGAATTCTGTTAAAACCGATGCCCATTTATGTATCCTAGTATCATCACAGGGAACACAATCTGCCCATGGGTGTACGATAACGTTAAACTTATAATGATAATAGTTTATCTTACATACTTTCAACAGAAGTATATCACGAAAATAGAAATTACGCACAATGTAAACGAAAGTTTAAGCACAGTGACGTATTTTATGCAAACATGTCGATATAGATTTCCGTCTTTCGTAATATCCTATATACATCGGAAGTAGCTGTATGAAATTTTAGATTACTCTGATCGCGACTTTGAAATCGGGTCTGGGTGATGTATCGATAAAACAATTTAATACCCTAAGTCTGGATTTCACGAGTAAATAGAACGTATTAACATATAATTAAGAACTAACAATTTGCATCCTCAAATAACTGTATTCCGTTATTTAAGGGAGGGTAAATCTGtgacacacatatatataaaaaaaaatctaccttAATATACTTAAGATTCTATTTAATAAATACGTTTGCCCGGACGCTAAGAAATGTTCGAGCAATGGTATATAAAATATAGCGGATAAAAGGATGGCAGGGTCTAGTAAACGTGTCTGATTTCAAAATCGCGAGCGACTTTTGCTTCGGGGATTATTATAACGGAAACGAAGAAAATAAATCACAGACGCCACTGTATACGAATCGAACGAAAAGTAACTGAACTCCACTTAAGAGTACTGAACGCGTATGTAGGTAGTCAAGTATGTAAGAGTGACATTTATTCAGGATTGTACGTTTGCTAAACGGGTTGGAGTGGTCGGTTGCAGATCCATCGTGCGGCATACCCAGCCAGCGATGTCCACATTCTCAGATTCCGCTTTCTTCACCCATTCGTGATTCTAAGAACCAAAGAAAACGATTGAATGGAAGGGGTACTTAGATAGTAGGAACTTTTGGTGCGAGCAGAATATGTACCATTAAAGTCTTCAAATCTGCCCTCTCGGCAGGATTTTTCTTCAGGCAGCGATCCACGAAATCCGTAAAAGCATCGCTGAAGATTCCAGAAGGCAGTTTAGGGGGTGGTTCGTTGACAATATAATCTAACAATTCGAATATGGCCATTGGGCGTGGACTACCTGCACCTGAAAGGTGGTACATTCAAATTCAACACCGTTTAAGGGCTCGGGGACGTTACGATTTTTCATACGATGAGATCGAATACGACTATCTAaaacagcgctgtccagcgtaggggcccctcacgcgcccgCTTCCCCTTCtaatctttctctcgcacagcgtgccttccattgtcaaggagaccgcgtgacgctaagaaggctgccatgacgggctagcctagctagcgtcttcgcggttagcgtcgcgcggtatccctgacaacgcggacgagagtgggagaaccccaaactcccgcgggagcgaccttggacagcgttGATCTAAAAACAACAGTCTTTAACTATGTGCGTGTTCGGCGATTAATTAGAGATGCTATCAATTTTGACCGGATGATATTTCGCACCTGATAGATCGTCACGTCTGTGGCAAAACTGTTGTACATACAACTGCATCCTCGAACTCATCGCACGAATAATCGTAATATCTATAGGGCCTTTTACACTAAGCGCCGAATGTCTGCTGATCTGGTTCTCGACCATGGCCGTCTCTAGTACTTCCGCATGctgcttttcgtaacgcacgtttctttgtaagaaaattgaaacgtgctacttttcgtaacgcacgtcgctATGACGTTGCAACAGCGCATTTCGAACAACCAGCAGTCCGACAACTATGTTCCGGCCGGTAGCAGAGACGGCCGTGGTTCAATCAAAACGCGCGAATGGCTTCAAAGGATGTTAAAATGTGACTGAAAATATAGAAGGAGGCAAATTTAAATGGATAATAGAGAAACCAACTGTGTCCAGGTGACTGGGTTGTTGGAGTAGAAGCATTATTCGTAGTAACACTGTCTGCTGGTGGTTGGCCTGGTGGTGTGTTGAATATCGCAGCCAAAGTTTTCTCATCCGGTGGTGGAATTGGGTACATTCCAATAGCCATTTCAACAAGGGATAATCCTAGAGACCAGATATCGCTTTGCACCGAGTAATGCGTGCCCTGAAGCCTTTCTGGCTGAGAACAAAAATACCAATACAAACGGAGTTACATTTGGAAACGACGCAATCCATGGTGTCCCAAACAGTTTGCATTccaaatgataataataaacgcAAATTAATCCAACAATATCTTACCGACATGTAGCTTCTTGTACCAACAAATGAGTTAGCCATGGAATCGATTAATTGTCCGGAAACACCAAAATCACAAATCTTGATCTCTCCAGCGCTATTTACTAAGATATTGCTCGGTTTTACGTCGCGGTGCATGATTGCATGTTTATCTCGTAAATAACTCAGACCTTTCAGGACCTAAAATAAGACCAAATATTATCCAGTAAAATTGTTTGTAACGAAAAATGAAAGAGTGTTTTCCGTGACAGGTATAGAGTATAGAACTATAGAGACATCAAGCAGAAAGCTTTCCAAGAATTACGAAATTGAGCAAGTAGGCCATGACTTCGGCCATTAAATAAATGAACCTCAAATCGTAATCAATGATCAGATATATCCACGTTATAGGTAGTTTGTATTTTCCCGTCAAGACGCAATACGATCAATATCATTAAAAATGCCAACAGCTCAACGATCATTTTTGAATCACGTCGATAAGAAAAGGCTAACCAAAAACGAATTACTAGATCTCCAAAAAGAACTGGTCACCCAAGACCACACAATCCCATTAGAAAAATTATGCGAAAAGCTAAACACCGACAGGGTAAATGGTTTGACCGAAGAGCAAGCGCAGAAGATTCTCCTCGAAAAGGGACCAAATGCTCTGACTCCACCTAAAATAACTCcagaatatataaaatttataaaatgcaTGTTCCACGGATTCGCTACTTTGATGTGGGTCTGCTCAGCGTTGTGCTTTATTTTATATGGCATCAGTATGCTGGCCGAAGACACAGGTGGTGGCATTGAATGGGTAGGCCTTATCATTACCTGCACCTGCCTGATCTCCGGTGTGTTTGCTTACGTACAAGAGAGCAAGAATTTAAAGGTAGGCGAAGCACAGCAGCCACAAATACATATGGCTTTTAAATGGTTCGACCACGAATATAACTTCTCCTGTGTAACACTTTGCAGGTGATGGGATCTTTTACGCAAATGGTACCTACTTTCGCAACGGTCATACGAAATGGTATTAAGACACGCATAGCAACCGAGGCCTTAGTTCCTGGTGACTTGGTGCAAATTAAATTCGGCGATAAAATACCAGCTGACATCAGGATCATTGCGAGCAATGGCCTCAGGGTTGAAAATTCGAGCATCACGGGTGAAAATGAGCCAGTCGCGCGGACAAATTACCCCACCGACGACAACCCTTTAGAATCCGCCAATGTGGCTTTTTTCTCGTCTTTCGCTGTGGATGGCGAGGGTATAGGTATAGTACTTGCCACCGGTGATGGGACGATGATCGGGCGGCTAGCCGGCCTCACGTCGCAACTCGTAAAAAGCGAAACACCGATAGCCAAAGAGATCAGACACTTCGTCCAAATAATCATCATCGTTTCTATACTATGCGGAATGCTATTCTTCGGTCTATCCTTGGCACTCGATCCCAATATACTAAGAGCAGTGACTTATTTAATTGGCATTATGATAGCCAACGTTCCCCAAGTCCTGCTGATAACTGTCACCACAAGCTTAACATTAACAGCCCAGAAAATGGCCAACAAGAATTGCCTGGTGAAGAATTTAGAGGCGGTGGAGACGCTCGGATCTACGTCGACCATTTGCTCCGATAAAACGGGGACCCTTACGCAGAACAGAATGTCCGTGTCCAACTTATGGTTCGGCCATGCTAGGTACAATTTCCCACAAAGCGAAATGCTGGGCGTTGAGAAGAACCTGCTGATGGAAAAACCAGCGTTTAATATCATGATCCAGAACGCCACTCTCTGCTTGCGCGCCGAGTTCCTAGCGGAGACCACTCTGCTGGATCCCATCGACGAACAGAAGATAATCGGCGACGCCTCCGAAACGGGCATCCTCAGATTCTGCCAGCACATACATCCAACAGAGAAGTTCCGCGAGGCATACCCGAAAGTCGCCGAAATACCGTTCAGCTCCATAACGAAGTACCAGATGTCGATACACAGGCACGACAAGGGATACATAATGATCTGCAAAGGTGCGCCGGAAGTGATATTGGAGAAATGCACTCATATACTAACTACGTCCGGggaaactgaagtcatgacatcaATGGATCGCACGATATCCCGTCGAGCTTGCGCGGAGTTGGGGCATTTAGGGGAGCGCGTGTTGGCTTATTGTGACCTTGAGCTACGCGAGAGCGTCTACGGCGCAAATTACAGATTCAATACTGACTCCCCAAGTACGTACAACTTTCCAAAGAAGGGCTACCGATTCGTTGGATTTGTAAGTCTAATAGATCCTCCGAGACCGGCTGTACCGGACGCCGTGAGAAAGTGCCGCACAGCTGGCATTAAGATAATAATGATAACGGGTGACCATCCCGTAACAGCGATGGCGATCGCAAAGAAAGTCGGCATCATAAGCGAGGGACACGAAACCAGATATGAAAGGGCGATATTAGAGAACAGATCTCACACGCAAATCACGGACTCGGATAAGCATGCAATAATCGTAACCGGCTCGGAGCTGAGGAATATGGACAGCGCGGAACTGGACCAGGTCATACGAGGCTACGCAGAGATCGTTTTCGCGAGAACATCCCCGCAACAGAAGCTGCTTATCGTGGAAAGCTGCCAGAGATTGGGAGAGATTGTCGCTGTAACCGGCGACGGAGTGAACGACGCGCCTGCACTGAGGAAAGCGGACATCGGCGTGGCCATGGGCGTCACCGGCTCGGACGTCGCGAAGAATGCGGCCGACATGATCCTCATGGATGACAACTTCGCTTCGATCGTGACCGGCGTCGAGGAAGGTAGATTGATATTCGACAACCTTAAAAAGTCCATTGTGTACACTCTAACGTCTAGCGTGCCCGAGATGCTGCCCATGCTATTTAGCCTCGTGTTTGCCATGCCTCTGCCGTTCATCCTTGAAATGATCCTCTGCATAGATATCGGGACCGATCTGCTTCCATCTATAGCATTGGCATATGAGAAGGCAGAATCTGACATAATGCACCGCCCGCCGAGAAATCCGCAATACGATAAGCTTGTAAACAAACGTTTAATATCGGTGGCCTACGGCCAAATCGGCATGACACAGTCTCTAGCTGCCTTTTACACCTACTTTCTCATTCTTATGCTGAATGGATTTTTGCCTGACCGCTTATTAGGACTAAGACTAGAATGGGAGAACACGTCTATCAATGACTTGCGAGACTCCTACGGGCAAACCTGGACGTACGACACTAGAATGGATTTGCTAAACGAGGCTCGTACTGGATACTTCTTAGCTATTGTTATAACgcaaatgatagatttaa
It includes:
- the LOC143370112 gene encoding putative RNA-binding protein EEED8.10, with translation MIDFIEECIANNLYLEHILEENDVTLMYADIRSVTEDGVPIRKLFISNLAERTTYKNLTKLFSKYGNVESCFLRRNPERKNYAFVTFDNAEAAVRARREDIRLHNRNLRVEPADSWHQPESMENQYYSRDWQRSDRKQSNEQCNQDYVQSDVCTGTSIQTLNDDCLIHIFLQLPIIDRISIERVCKRWRAVSQESWCSVKRLDLLDSGEINTNILHKVLLRCGRFLTEINLSQVRCPLSQSTLTIIGKLCPNLQRLDVTTLTVSAAGINSLTNNCHDITKFSLGSTTSMCDKDLQKLFQMNQKLRYLKVVTGKIRGTCLLHLPLERMEEVVLQKCTCLRAYCLSKAIEKLCNLKNLVIHKCLGISHNVIQAIGTYCTSLKTLELSDISYLIQSNDMLYIAQLTNLEVLKINTNIVVTDELLSNLALKCQQLTYIDITECDFVTNVGIAAIATLPKLEVLIMNSLCQVTDTNLRDMCNLKRLECRACNFTDKTVMELIASAPRLELLDLSFCGGITNLTLKKAAAVTVNRTNIIILKIFVGGTTVNLRTFDEVSPFLQIVNVLF
- the Dsor1 gene encoding mitogen-activated protein kinase kinase 1 isoform X2, which codes for MGKMSIDAIQERLEELEMDEEQRKRLESFLGQKEKVGELCDEDFEKLGELGAGNGGVVMKVRHKKYGLIMARKLIHLEVKPAIKKQIIRELKVLHECNFAHIVGFYGAFYSDGEISICMEYMDGGSLDLILKKAGRIPEPILSTITSAVLKGLSYLRDKHAIMHRDVKPSNILVNSAGEIKICDFGVSGQLIDSMANSFVGTRSYMSPERLQGTHYSVQSDIWSLGLSLVEMAIGMYPIPPPDEKTLAAIFNTPPGQPPADSVTTNNASTPTTQSPGHSAGSPRPMAIFELLDYIVNEPPPKLPSGIFSDAFTDFVDRCLKKNPAERADLKTLMNHEWVKKAESENVDIAGWVCRTMDLQPTTPTRLANVQS
- the Dsor1 gene encoding mitogen-activated protein kinase kinase 1 isoform X1 — protein: MSKNKLNLTLPPGSIEPVPAVSPVPPVPPLPIYSGPPAIPDGVMGKMSIDAIQERLEELEMDEEQRKRLESFLGQKEKVGELCDEDFEKLGELGAGNGGVVMKVRHKKYGLIMARKLIHLEVKPAIKKQIIRELKVLHECNFAHIVGFYGAFYSDGEISICMEYMDGGSLDLILKKAGRIPEPILSTITSAVLKGLSYLRDKHAIMHRDVKPSNILVNSAGEIKICDFGVSGQLIDSMANSFVGTRSYMSPERLQGTHYSVQSDIWSLGLSLVEMAIGMYPIPPPDEKTLAAIFNTPPGQPPADSVTTNNASTPTTQSPGHSAGSPRPMAIFELLDYIVNEPPPKLPSGIFSDAFTDFVDRCLKKNPAERADLKTLMNHEWVKKAESENVDIAGWVCRTMDLQPTTPTRLANVQS